In Chelonia mydas isolate rCheMyd1 chromosome 10, rCheMyd1.pri.v2, whole genome shotgun sequence, a single window of DNA contains:
- the PDZD9 gene encoding PDZ domain-containing protein 9 yields MSLSLSKGQFPALEKISEHTLSATLKTNIKMGEQGLGLIVIQNGPYLQITSLVQKGSAAKNGRLKPGDILIKIGHANVLGWTLRELWQLLHNIPIGSVLQIRVYRDFVEVPQHWQNALELVPEVKPPVKTDISSKDSETKDDTWTSSDDYEDVDSDGSFRYETTQSFCYSTKELPSISKTWHAFKRKKHTFTVGADIGCDIIIHKDFDAWYSSDFATDGIRSPSYWTMETHDSESTSSSSSISDAFWLEEFASILE; encoded by the exons ATGTCCCTCTCACTTTCCAAAGGGCAGTTTCCGGCACTGGAAAAGATCTCTGAACATACGTTGAGTGCTACATTAAAGACCAATATTAAGATGGGAGAACAAGGATTAGGTCTTATAGTAATTCAGAATGGACCATATCTCCAGATAACAAGTCTTGTTCAGAAAGGCTCTGCAGCTAAGAATGGAAGACTCAAaccag gtgatattttgattaaaattggACATGCTAACGTTTTAGGATGGACACTGCGAGAGCTTTGGCAACTTTTGCACAATATTCCCATAGGATCAGTTCTACAGATCAGGGTTTACAGAGATTTTGTTGAAGTACCTCAGCACTGGCAAAATGCACTTGAATTAGTTCCTGAAGTAAAGCCTCCTGTGAAGACAGA CATTTCAAGTAAAGACAGTGAGACAAAAGACGACACGTGGACAAGTAGTGATGATTATGAAGATGTAGACTCTGACGGAAGTTTTAGATATGAAACTACACAATCATTTTGTTATTCTACCAAAGAATTGCCATCAATATCGAAAACTTGGcatgcatttaaaagaaaaaaacacacatttactGTAGGTGCTGACATTGGATGTGACATTATAATTCATAAAGATTTTGATGCATGGTATAGTTCTGACTTTGCTACTGATGGTATTAGATCTCCTTCATACTGGACTATGGAAACACATGACAGCGAGTCAACATCATCCTCTTCCTCTATATCAGATGCATTTTGGCTTGAAGAGTTTGCCAGTATTTTGGAATAA